The sequence below is a genomic window from Ottowia sp. SB7-C50.
GCGCGGCTGAGCGGTTGCACATCGAGCAATCGCCGCTGTCGCGAGCCATCAAGGAACTGGAGGTGGAATTGGGCGCACAACTGTTCGTGCGCACCAGCCGAAGCACGCGGCTGACGCTGGCGGGAAAGCTGCTGATGGAGAGCGCGCCCCGCGTGTTCCTGGCGCTGGAGCAGGCGCGCGAGAGCGTGAAGGCTGGGGCCAATGGCTTTCACGGCCAGTTGCGCATCGCCCTGTCCGATGGCATCACACCTTCACGCCTGCCGGCGCTGCTGGCGCGCTGCCGCGAGGAAGACCCGGAGACCGAGGTTCGCCTGTTCGAGGTGCCGCTGGCCCAGCAACTCAATGGCTTGCGCGATGACCTGTATGACGCGGGCTTTTCGATGGCAGATGAAGTGGGCGACGGCATCATCGTCGAGCCAGCCTGGGAAGACGAGTTGATGGTGGCGGTGCCCGCGCGCCACCCTCTGCTGGCCTACAAGCGGGTGCCGCCGGAAGAGGTGCTGCGCCACCCGTTGGTGCTGGGCGACCCGGCGATCTGCGAGGGCCATGCCCGGCAGATCGATCGCATCCTGCGCAAGCAGGACAGAGAGCCCTTGATCGTGCAGTACGTTGCCACGTTCGACGTGATGATGACCTTTGTTTCGGCCGGCCTGGCTCTGGGGCTGGCCGGTGCAGCGCACATCGGCTCCAGCCGTGAACCGGGGGGTGTTGGGCCGACCGCTGGCGGGGAAGCCACCCCTGCTGACCACCTATCTGCTGCGCCGCGACGCCGAGCCCTCGCAGCCGCTGGCCCGCTTCATCGAGCGGGTGGAGGCCCTGGGGCCGGAGTTACCTGGCCGTTAGCTCACGCCTTGATGCTTCACACCTTGGAGGAACCCGTCATGAACCTGCTCAGGATCACCGCATCGCTTTCGCTGACGGTACTGTTGGCTGCTTGTAGCCGGTCGGAGGCGCCCAAGCCCGCCGACCTCCCGAGCGTAGAGGAGCTGGCCACCGACCCCGTGCGCCTGAAGGAACTGCGCAAGCAGTGCAAAACGGATCGCCCGACGATGGGCGACGTGCTGTGCAACCGCGTTGGCGAGGCCACGAACCAACGCTTCTTCGGCGATGGCAAAGTGCCCTATACGCCGCCGAAGGAGCCACCCAAGTTCTAATCGTCGGCTGGCCGCAACGCGGCCTGCATTTCTTTCTTGATGCGCCGCAGTGCGTTTGTGCACGCGGTGTTTTGACACTATTCGTTCCTGCCTGAAACGATGCTTTTTGCGTCTTCGACCTGTTGACAACGGTCTTTGACCGGCATGCCCGGCGGCACTGATCCTGATGCCTGCGGCACCTCGCTGTGCCGCGATCGGAGGCGGGCAATGCAAGGGACGAACGTGCTGTTCGGTCAGATCGCCGTGGTATTCGGCATCGTGATAGCCGGCGTGTGGGGCGCCACGCAATGGACAGCAGCGGCCCTTGGCTATCAAGTACGCCTTGGCTCGCCCTGGTTCGACTTTCTTGGCACGCCGATCTACCACCCGTGGAAACTGTTTGAGTGGTGGTTCGTTTTCGATGCCTATGCGCCGCGCGTGTTCGACACCGGCGGCGCCATCGCGGGCGGCAGCGGCCTGCTGGCGCTGGTGGTCGCCATCGGCATGTCGATCTGGCGCTCGCGGCAATCGCGCTTGGTCACGACCTACGGCTCGGCCCGCTGGGCGAATGCGGAGGACATTCGCAAGGCCGGCCTCACGCAGTCGACCGGCGTGTTCCTCGGCCAGCACGATCGCCAGTACCTGCGCCACGAAGGCCCGGAACACGTCCTGACCTTCGCGCCCACGCGCTCGGGCAAGGGCGTCGGCCTCGTAGTGCCGACCTTGTTGAGCTGGCCCGAATCCGCCGTCATCCACGACATCAAAGGGGAGAACTGGAGCATCACCGCCGGCTGGCGTAGCCGTTTCAGCCACTGCCTGTTGTTCAACCCCACGGATAGCCGGTCGGCCGCGTACAACCCGCTGCTGGAAGTGCGGCGCGGCGCGCATGAAGTGCGCGACGTGCAGAACATCGCCGACATCCTGGTCGATCCCGAGGGCGCGCTGGAGAAACGCAACCACTGGGAGAAGACCTCGCACGCGCTGCTGGTCGGCGCCATCCTGCATGTACTTTACGCAGGTGAGGACAAGACGCTACGCGGCGTTGCCAACTTCCTGTCCGATCCGGCCAGCCCCTTCGAGCTGACCCTGCACCGCATGATGACAACGCCCCACCTGGGCGATGGCCCGCATCCGGTGGTGGCCTCGGCGGCGCGCGAAGTGCTCAACAAGAGCGACAACGAACGCTCGGGCGTCCTGTCCACGGCCATGTCGTTCCTCGGCCTGTACCGCGATCCCACGGTGGCCGAAGTCACCTCGCGCTGCGACTGGCGCATCGCTGACCTGATTGCAGCCGAGCATCCGGTGTCGCTGTACCTCGTGGTGCCGCCATCGGACATCAGCCGCACGAAGCCGCTGATCCGGTTGATCCTCAACCAGGTCGGTCGGCGATTGACCGAATCGCTCGACGGCAGCGATGGCATCCAGCGCCGCCACAAGCTGCTGCTGATGCTCGATGAGTTCCCGGCGCTGGGCCGTCTGGACTTCTTCGAGACGGCGCTGGCCTTCATGGCGGGCTACGGCATCCGCAGCTTCCTCATCGCGCAGTCGCTCAACCAGATCGACAAAGCCTATGGCCAAAACCACTCGATCCTGGACAACTGCCATGTGCGCGTGACGTTCGCCACGAACGACGAGCGCACCGCCAAGCGCATCTCCGAGACGCTAGGCACGGCCACCGAACTGCGCGCCCAGCGCAACTATGCCGGCCACCGGCTGGCCCCATGGCTGGGGCACCTGATGGTGTCGCGCCAAGAAACGGCCCGCCCGCTGCTGACGCCGGGCGAAGTCATGCAGCTTCCGCCCGACGAGGCCGTGGTGATGGTGTCCAGCGTGGCACCGATCAAAGCCAAGAAGCTGCGCTACTACGCGGACAGCAATTTCAAGCGCCGCGTGCTGCGGCCGCCTGCGCTTGCGGATGGGCAGTACGCCGACGCGCCGCCGTCGCGGCCCGACGACTGGAGCGAGCTGGCGATTCCTGCCGTACCCGCTGCACCTGCCACGGCATCCGCCGATGGCCTGGGGTCCACCGATGACGGTGGCCCGCGCCGTCAGCCCGAACTCACCGAAACCGTCACCTACGACCCCGAGTTGGCCGCGCCCGCGGCCGACCTGGCGCTGCTCGATGACGACGAGGACCTGCCGCTTCCCCTTCTTCGTCAGCTCGATCCGGCCATGCAGCGAACGGCCCGGCTGGCATCCCTCGACCCCAACGACGGAATCGAGCTATGAGCCAACACCGCCTGAATCTCTTTATCCAGCCGGAGCACGCAAAGCGCTTGGACGAGCTGGCCGCCAAGAAAGGCGTGTCCAAGTCGTCCATCGTCGCGGCGGCGCTCGCATCGTGGCTGTCGCCCGATGCCGCCGACCAGCGCGAGGCGGCCATCGCCA
It includes:
- a CDS encoding conjugal transfer protein TraG; translated protein: MQGTNVLFGQIAVVFGIVIAGVWGATQWTAAALGYQVRLGSPWFDFLGTPIYHPWKLFEWWFVFDAYAPRVFDTGGAIAGGSGLLALVVAIGMSIWRSRQSRLVTTYGSARWANAEDIRKAGLTQSTGVFLGQHDRQYLRHEGPEHVLTFAPTRSGKGVGLVVPTLLSWPESAVIHDIKGENWSITAGWRSRFSHCLLFNPTDSRSAAYNPLLEVRRGAHEVRDVQNIADILVDPEGALEKRNHWEKTSHALLVGAILHVLYAGEDKTLRGVANFLSDPASPFELTLHRMMTTPHLGDGPHPVVASAAREVLNKSDNERSGVLSTAMSFLGLYRDPTVAEVTSRCDWRIADLIAAEHPVSLYLVVPPSDISRTKPLIRLILNQVGRRLTESLDGSDGIQRRHKLLLMLDEFPALGRLDFFETALAFMAGYGIRSFLIAQSLNQIDKAYGQNHSILDNCHVRVTFATNDERTAKRISETLGTATELRAQRNYAGHRLAPWLGHLMVSRQETARPLLTPGEVMQLPPDEAVVMVSSVAPIKAKKLRYYADSNFKRRVLRPPALADGQYADAPPSRPDDWSELAIPAVPAAPATASADGLGSTDDGGPRRQPELTETVTYDPELAAPAADLALLDDDEDLPLPLLRQLDPAMQRTARLASLDPNDGIEL
- a CDS encoding EexN family lipoprotein, with protein sequence MNLLRITASLSLTVLLAACSRSEAPKPADLPSVEELATDPVRLKELRKQCKTDRPTMGDVLCNRVGEATNQRFFGDGKVPYTPPKEPPKF